The following are encoded together in the Vigna unguiculata cultivar IT97K-499-35 chromosome 2, ASM411807v1, whole genome shotgun sequence genome:
- the LOC114168651 gene encoding methyltransferase N6AMT1, with protein sequence MASYKELPRTAQIRLVSSHQEVYEPCDDSFALVDALLADRNNLLEHHPSLCMEIGCGSGYVITSLALILGQEGYGVNYIATDINPHAVEVTRKTMVAHGVGVELVVTDIAAGLEERLAGLVDVMVVNPPYVPTPEDEVGVEGITSSWAGGENGRSVIDKILPVADRLLSEKGWLYMVTLTANNPSEICQQMRKKGYGSKIVVQRSTEEESLHIIKFWRDFDIEKDEPNQSASGFIGSLLTHIPLFSLWRGTNSDNKC encoded by the exons ATG GCTTCATACAAAGAATTACCAAGAACTGCTCAAATTCGCCTTGTGAGTTCCCATCAGGAGGTTTATGAACCATGTGATGATTCTTTTGCACTGGTTGATGCTCTTCTAGCTGATCGCAATAACCTGCTGGAACATCATCCATCACTGTGCATGGAGATAGGCTGTGGAAGTGGATATGTCATCACTTCCCTTGCTCTTATTCTGGGGCAGGAAGGTTATGGTGTGAACTATATTGCGACCGATATCAACCCTCATGCAGTGGAGGTGACCCGAAAGACTATGGTAGCACATGGGGTTGGTGTTGAGTTGGTAGTAACAGATATTGCAGCTGGACTAGAGGAGCGTTTGGCAGGGTTGGTTGATGTTATGGTTGTGAACCCTCCTTATGTGCCTACCCCTGAAGATGAAGTTGGTGTGGAAGGTATTACCTCATCTTGGGCCGGTGGGGAGAATGGCCGGAGTGTGATCGATAAGATTTTGCCGGTTGCAGACCGCCTTTTGTCAGAAAAGGGATGGCTATACATGGTGACCCTCACTGCAAACAATCCTTCTGAGATATGCCAACAAATGAGAAAGAAAGGCTATGGTTCTAAGATTGTTGTCCAAAGAtccacagaggaagaaagtcTCCATATCATCAAGTTCTGGCGGGATTTTGATATTGAAAAGGATGAACCAAACCAATCTGCTTCTGGGTTCATAGGCTCCTTGCTTACACATATTCCTTTATTTTCACTTTGGAGAGGCACCAATAGTGACAACAAGTGTTGA